CTTAACGTGTCTGATATTTTTGATAAAAAGTAAAAAAGACGACTATTTTTAGCGTGAAAATAAATCGGAATTACAGGAACTTGTGCCTTTTTAATCAATCTAACAGCACCTTCTTCCCAAGGTTTATCAACTTTTAGTTTGCCATCTTTATAGGTAGATACTTCACCTGCTGGGAAAATTCCCAAAGGTTTTCCTTCTCTTAAATGTAATAAAGCACTTTTAATACCTGCAACACTGCTTTTTGCATCCTTTCTTGTTTCAAAAGGATTTACTGGCATCACATAGGGTTTTAAAGGCTCTATTCTGTGCAATAAAAAGTTGGCAATTATTTTATAATCAGCTCTTTTTTCTATCAATAATTTTAATAATAATACACCATCAATACCTCCTAAAGGATGATTTGAAACGGTTATAAAAGCGCCATTTGTTGGAATCCTTTTTAAATCTTCTTCAGGAATTTCGAATTTAATACTACAATCATCTAAGACACCATTTAAAAAATCTAAATCAGCTTTATGCTTATTTTTCTCGTAGATTTTATTGATAGTGGAAATACGCAACACACGTAATAAAGACCAACCTAAAAAAGTTCCTAAAAAACCAAACTTCTCTAAACCAATTACTTGCGATATTTCTTTTGAAGTTACTAATGCCATGTATTCTAATTAGAACGATTGGCTAAAATAGTAAAAAAAACGAAATTGAAATGTATTTAATTTGATTGTACCACAATTTGAGAAGTCTCCTTATTCACCTGCGTTAGCAAAGATTCTCCTCTTTCTTCAATCAATTCTATAGCTTTTTCATCAAAATGACGAACTGTATATAAATCAACTCCTGTTTGTACATCAATTTTAAATTGCTTTTTTAATTCGTTATAAAAAGCATCAAAATTGCCAAACTTATCATCAATACAAACCGAAAAACTAATAGCAGAATTCTGAATTAAATTCACTTTTAATTGATAATCATGTAGTTTTTGAAAAATGTAACTGATATTATTTTCTACCATAAAAGAAAAATCCAAAGCAGCAATAGATACTAAAATCTGATCTTTTTTAACAATAAAAGTAGGAATGTATGGCAATAATCTTGTGCCTTTAGAAACTTTTGTACCTGTTTCTTTTGGATTGATAAAAGAACGCACCAACAAAGGAATATCTTTACGTTCTAAGGGTTGTAACGTTTTTGGGTGAATTACAGAAGCTCCATAAAAAGCCATTTCAATTGCTTCTTCGTAAGAAATTTGTTCTAAAAGAGTTGTATCAGAAAAAACTCTTGGATCTGCGTTTAAAACACCAGGAACATCTTTCCAAATGGTTACACTTTCTGCATTTAAGCAATATGCGAAAATTCCTGCTGTATAATCTGAACCTTCTCTACCTAAAGTTGTAGTATTTTCAGTATCATTTGCAGCAATAAAACCTTGGGTAATATTTACTTTTGATGCATCAACTTTTTTGGTAATTAGTTCTTCTGTTAGCTCCCAATCTACTTTTGCATCTCTATAATTACTATCAGTTTTAATATAGTTTCTAACATCAAACCAAACATTTTCTTGCCCTATTTTTTCCAAATAAGCACTAACAATTTTGGTTGATAAAAGCTCGCCAAAACAAATAATTTGATCATACACATAGTTAAATCTTTGTGATGTATTTCTCGATAAAAACCAACCCAATTCTCCAAAAAGAATATCAATATCTTTATAAACTTCATCTCCTTTATCAAAAAGGGAATTCATAATATTTTTATGATACTCTTCAATAAAGTTTAGTTTATTTGGCAAATCTGCTTCTTTATTATAGTAAGCATCCACAACTTCTTCAAAAGCATTCGTCATTTTTCCCATCGCAGAAATAACCACTAAAGTATCTTTAGCACCTTCTGTTTTAATGATTGATGCTACCTTTTTTACACCTTCTGCATCTTTAACAGACGCTCCACCAAATTTAAAAATCTTCATTTTTCTCTTTTTATCCTGCAAGATCTCAAATACCTTGTAGGTATAATTTATTATTTAAATTCTATACTACTAATTGGAATATAAAATACCTACAAGGTTTTAAAAACCTTGCAGGAAACTTGTTAATCTTGAATAAATTTCGCTAAACTTTCTTTGTTCATTTGCACTACAGACCAATCATTTAAATATGTTGCACCTGTACTTTTGTAAAAATCGATGGCGTTTTTGTTCCAATCAATCACTTCCCACGCAACTCTATTAAAATCGTTGTCAAAAGCATATTTTAATACAGCTGTGTATAATGCTTTTCCTGCACCAATTTTTTGTCGGCTTTTTGTGACTATTAAATCTTCTAAATGAATGGTTTTACCTTTCCAAGTTGAATAACGTTCATAAAAAAGTGCAATTCCAATAATTGCATTTTCTTCTTCTGCCACAAAAATGTTGAATTTTGGATTATCAGAAAAACCATCTTTTATCAAATCGTTTACAGTAATTTCTACAGCATCTGGTTCTTTCTCAAAAACAGCCAATTCTGTAATTAAGTTATGTACAGATTGCATGTCTTCTGCAACTCCTTTTCTGATTGTAAAACTCATCTTTTATAATTTTAGTCAAAGATAGTTCATTTTAAAATCGATAAAAATTAATAGTATTTTTTGACAGATAATTTTATTTTGTTGAAATTTTTATCATTTTGAAACTGAATAAAGGATAGCAAAGGATGGCATACTAGCAAAATATTTAGCATATTTGTAGCAGAAACTACTATACACAAATAATATGGCAAAAAAGAATCAAACTTTAGGAGAATTTATCATCGAAAATCAAAATGATTTCAAGTATTCTTCTGGAGAATTATCTCGATTATTAAACTCAATAAGATTGGCTGGTAAGGTTGTAAACCACGAAGTAAACAAGGCTGGTTTAGTTGATATTACTGGTGCTGCAGGAGATACTAATATTCAAGGAGAAGACCAACAAAAGTTAGATGTGTATGCAAATGATGTGTTTATTGAAACCATAAGAAACAGAAATATTGTTTGCGGAATTGCCAGTGAAGAAGAAGACGATTTTATTATTATAAACAGTCAAGATAAAAATCACCAAAACAAATATGTGGTTTTAATTGACCCTTTAGATGGTTCCTCTAATATTGATGTAAATGTTTCTGTAGGAACAATCTTTTCTGTTTTTAGAAGAGTTACTGAAGTTGGAACACCTGTAGAAATGAAAGATTTTTTACAATCAGGAGACAAACAAGTTGCTGCTGGCTACATTGTTTATGGCACCTCTACAATGTTGGTGTATACCACAGGAAATGGTGTAAATGGTTTTACCTTAAACCCTGCTTTAGGGAGTTGGTATTTATCACACCCAAATATGAAATATCCTGAAGACGGAAATATTTATTCTGTGAATGAAGGAAATTACTTAGATTTCCCTGCTGGAATTAAAATGTACATAAAATACTGCCAAGCAGAAGAAGGTAATAGACCTTATACAAGCAGATATATTGGCTCTTTAGTTTCCGATTTTCATAGAAATATGATTAAAGGTGGTATTTACATGTATCCAAAAGGTTCTAAAAATCCGAAGGGAAAATTACGTTTATTGTATGAATGTAGCCCAATGGCTTTTTTGGCGGAACAAGCAGGTGGTTTAGCTACAGATGGCACTAAAAGAATTATGGAAATTGAACCAACAGAATTGCACGAACGTGTGCCTTTTGTTTGTGGAAGTAAAAATATGGTAAAAAAAGTATCTGAATTTATGAAAACATTTGGGGAGTAAAAAAACCAAAAAATAAAGAATTTATTTTAAATATTTAATAAAATTCCAATAATTAAGAAATCCTTTGGATTACTTGTTAATGGAATTTTGTGTTTCATGTATTGATGAAATAAATCCTCTCTATAACTGAATAAGTTAACATATTCTTAAAGACTTGTTTTAACATGCTTAAATTGTTAAATTTGTTGGACAAAAATTAATTTAATCAATAAAAATAAAAAATTATGGCTTTTGAATTACCAGAATTAGGATATGCTTACGATGCATTAGAACCAAATATTGATGCAAGAACTATGGAAATACACCATACAAAACATCATAATGGATATACAACAAAATTAAACGCAGCAATTGAAGGAACAGATTTAGAAGGAAAATCTATTGAAGACATTCTTACTAATTTAGATATGAGTAATAGTGCTGTTAGAAATAATGGTGGTGGTTTTTACAATCACTCATTATTTTGGTCTGTAATGAATCCTGAAGGAAAAGGATATTTATCTGGTGAATTAAAAGATGCTATCGAAGCTGCTTTTGGCTCTAAAGAATCTTTTATGGATGCTTTTTCTAAAGCTGCAGCAACACAATTTGGTTCAGGTTGGGCTTGGTTGTGTGTACACCCAGGAGGAAAAGTAGAAGTTTGTTCTACACCAAATCAAGACAATCCGTTAATGCCTGGCGTTTCTTGTGGAGGAACTCCTATTTTAGGATTAGACGTTTGGGAACATGCATATTACTTAAATTACCAAAACAGAAGACCAGATTATATTGATGCTTTCTTTAAAGTTATTAACTGGAATGAAGTTGAAAAAAGATACGCTGAAGCTAAATAAAGGCGCAATATTTTTTATTATCTCACTCTTGTAAATAATGTAGGGATTTAATAAATTCATAAAATAGAAAAGCATCCAATTTTTAAGTTGGATGTTTTTTTTATGATATTAATTTTGATTAATTACTCAATTCTACAAAACCTGTATTATCTGAAGCAAAATAACTTGTTGCCACAGAAACACTAAAACTAATTCTCTTTGTTGCAGTTATCGGACTTACAAAATTATCTGATAATTCAATTTCTGATGCATAAAAAGTAGCAACATCATTTTCGATAGTTATTACCAAATCTCCTGCTGGATCATCACCAACAAAAGGCGTGTACCATTTTTCTGTACCTAAAACTGCATTATTAAAGTAAAATTGAGTTGTATTTAAATCAAAATCGCCATAATGTGTTAAAGTTTTTGAGGCTGTAGGAATTTCTTTAAAATAAATTAAAACACCATTTCCAAAACTAGTAGTTGCTGTTGGCATATTTTCGAAAGCTTGAATAGAATATACTGTACCAGATTGTAAATCGCCTTTTACAAATGTAAAATACTTTAAAGCCACTTCTTTGTCTGCACTGGAAACAGTATTTTTAGCAATATTTACTATTGGATTATCCATCATTTCTTCTTCAGAATTATTTTCTGTACAAGAAAAAATGGTAATAAATAATAAAGACGCAATAATAATTTTTAGCTTTTTCATAATT
The DNA window shown above is from Polaribacter sp. Hel_I_88 and carries:
- a CDS encoding aspartate kinase, which translates into the protein MKIFKFGGASVKDAEGVKKVASIIKTEGAKDTLVVISAMGKMTNAFEEVVDAYYNKEADLPNKLNFIEEYHKNIMNSLFDKGDEVYKDIDILFGELGWFLSRNTSQRFNYVYDQIICFGELLSTKIVSAYLEKIGQENVWFDVRNYIKTDSNYRDAKVDWELTEELITKKVDASKVNITQGFIAANDTENTTTLGREGSDYTAGIFAYCLNAESVTIWKDVPGVLNADPRVFSDTTLLEQISYEEAIEMAFYGASVIHPKTLQPLERKDIPLLVRSFINPKETGTKVSKGTRLLPYIPTFIVKKDQILVSIAALDFSFMVENNISYIFQKLHDYQLKVNLIQNSAISFSVCIDDKFGNFDAFYNELKKQFKIDVQTGVDLYTVRHFDEKAIELIEERGESLLTQVNKETSQIVVQSN
- a CDS encoding superoxide dismutase gives rise to the protein MAFELPELGYAYDALEPNIDARTMEIHHTKHHNGYTTKLNAAIEGTDLEGKSIEDILTNLDMSNSAVRNNGGGFYNHSLFWSVMNPEGKGYLSGELKDAIEAAFGSKESFMDAFSKAAATQFGSGWAWLCVHPGGKVEVCSTPNQDNPLMPGVSCGGTPILGLDVWEHAYYLNYQNRRPDYIDAFFKVINWNEVEKRYAEAK
- a CDS encoding GNAT family N-acetyltransferase, which encodes MSFTIRKGVAEDMQSVHNLITELAVFEKEPDAVEITVNDLIKDGFSDNPKFNIFVAEEENAIIGIALFYERYSTWKGKTIHLEDLIVTKSRQKIGAGKALYTAVLKYAFDNDFNRVAWEVIDWNKNAIDFYKSTGATYLNDWSVVQMNKESLAKFIQD
- the fbp gene encoding class 1 fructose-bisphosphatase — its product is MAKKNQTLGEFIIENQNDFKYSSGELSRLLNSIRLAGKVVNHEVNKAGLVDITGAAGDTNIQGEDQQKLDVYANDVFIETIRNRNIVCGIASEEEDDFIIINSQDKNHQNKYVVLIDPLDGSSNIDVNVSVGTIFSVFRRVTEVGTPVEMKDFLQSGDKQVAAGYIVYGTSTMLVYTTGNGVNGFTLNPALGSWYLSHPNMKYPEDGNIYSVNEGNYLDFPAGIKMYIKYCQAEEGNRPYTSRYIGSLVSDFHRNMIKGGIYMYPKGSKNPKGKLRLLYECSPMAFLAEQAGGLATDGTKRIMEIEPTELHERVPFVCGSKNMVKKVSEFMKTFGE